The genomic stretch aagggagagagagagagagagagagagagagagagagagagagacagagagagagagagagtcagttCATTCAGCTCAGTACATGGTACACATTCTTCAGTACACAGTAATAATGAGTTAAACCAGAAGGAAATGCAGGAAGTGCAGGTCAGATCCTCAGAAGCATGATGTTCTACAAGATTCCACTGGTTAGTTTATGGTAGTTAAAGGTATTACATGATTTTGTTGGTAAATGCTGCAGAGattttaaagattattttaatGCTAAATGTAAAGCTTTTCCTCGTCACCTCTCTGAAGCAGTGCTGTATGCTCTACAGTGCATCTCATGACTCATGTTCCTCATAAGGTTCCTCTCATTACATCTGAGGGATTTTCTCTTCACCCCTAACACCCATGACCTCACTCCACATCTCCATCCAATCCTCattaaatcaatacatttatCAAATCCTCTTTATTCTACAAACACAGGCAGCAAACAACCAACACATGCAGCTGTGGGATCTGATGCACTTTGTAGTGAAAGGTTTCTACACCTTACAGTGACTTTAAACACCGTAAAGTGTGGAcctgaacgtgtgtgtgtgtgtgtgtgtgtgtgtgttatacctTTATGTGTTTTGCCCACAGTGAAGGGTAAGGGATTAGGGTCTTTTTCTGTGATCTTCATTTTCAGGTCCATGGTGTTCTGGCCATCAGCATGCAGTGCGTCTCTCAGCACGGTGCACTTCCTCCCCGCCAGAGTCACTCCATTAGCAAATAAACTGCTGCGGTCATTTGCAACCAGGGTCTTTACCTCCGCTGCCTACATggggaaacacacacatgttgtAACATGAAGTGGATTTTTGTAGCACCCTGCCAAccacagtgcacacacacacacacacacacacacacacacacacacacacacacacacacatacctgaaTCCACAAACATTCCTACTGCAGAGTAGTTTCATGTCTCATCATGTTTAGTCAGTGTTGCTTCATTTAAAGCCCcaacaccccacacacacacacacaccccacacacagtCTACACAACTGAATAAGCGGAAAAAAACATTGCTTAGGGCAAAgcttacattacacacacacacacacacacacacacacacacacacacacacagactgttaCATTTGTCTAGCGGGTCTGGATGAGTGAGTTGAGGATGTTGAGATGATTGAGAAAGCAGCCAGTTTCAGACACTGGTATGAAGATTAGAGAGGTAAAGTGATTCATAGTGTAACAAGGACTACAATCAAGCAGACCTAATtaaactctctgtgtgtgtgtgtgtgtgtgtgtgtgtgtgtgtgtgtaaatactaCAGACATGCAAAGACTTGAAGAGGGGAACAAGCACAGGCAcaaaatatttctctctctctcacccacacacacacacaaacacacacacacacacacacacacagatagaaaCCCTagatatatacagttgtgtgtgtaattCTCACGTACAATATGCACAAGAATGAGGAACACTAAACACTTCCTACTCTGGCTTTAtctatttgtatgtgtgtgtgtgtgtgtgtgtgtgtgtgagagagagataatccTGCATTACTGTATTCACTCCTTGAGGTAGAGTTCATCATATGAAACTGAGCAAAAGTAAAGATCAGAGTTTGAATCTCTTAAACATCCACACTTTCTACAGTAATATAAAGTGAAATGAACCCAAAGATAAATGAAGTCAGTAGATTCACGCGCCGTTAATTGGAATGCGTTGCACGCGCAGCCGGAAGTGAGTCGCATCCTCCCGCTGCACTACTTCCCGCTTTTTAATTCGCCTTTGACCAAATAAGGAGCGGTTTGGGCTGCAGCGCTTCACCGCGCGCGCCCTGAGGCACTCAATTTCAGGGCAAAAAAACGTTTATGATGCACGAGCCACAaactactaacacacacacacacacacacacacacacagagtggatATAATAGTCGAGTTGGTAAAGGATGAATTGATAAGATGAACGGATACACACACGATACGATAAAAGTGAAGCGCGGGCACATATCCGGTCTCCATCACGCGCTAATGAAGCAGTAATAACTCATACACACACGACGGGCTTCACCGCGCGCGCTAACCCGGGATAaactcagtgtgtgtgcgtgcgtgcgcgcgcgtaCCGTGACTCCGCTGAGCCAGCCGCCAGGTGATGACGCCCACACTGACTCCTGCCCCGGTGTGTGTCCGATGATGACGGCGTCGTCCAGCCATTCGCTCTTGGTCAGACTCTGGATATAGCTGTCCCAACTCATCTTCTAGCCTGGGGTTGTTCTGGAACTGTCACAAATGTACAATTCTgagtttgtaaagaaaaaagaattgaagGAGGAAGTGAATGATGAAGCGAGCACGCGCTCGGTACCTGTTCTCTCGGATCCTCCTGGTGACTTTAAGCAAAGCTGCTGCGATGCAAAAGTGAGCAGGAGGAAGTTACTGAGAGTTTTATAGTGAACGGGGCAGTTCCGCCCTGCCCTGCCTTGCCTCGGGGTAACTTCcgcacagagacacacagagagagagagagagagagagagagagagagagagagagaagatgaaaAGTGATTGTCTCTCCTCCGTCTGATAAACTGATCATAGAATTCCACAAGGGaagattaaatacacacacacacacacacacacatatatatatatatatatatatatatatacaggagtgcagaattattaggcaagttgtattttgaggattaattttatttgaggatttaatttgaacaacaaccatgttctcaatgaacacaaaaaactcattaatatcaaagctgaatatttttggaagtagtttttagttttagctattttaggggatatctgtgtgtgcaggtgactattactgtgcataattattaggcaacaacaaaaacaaattcatacccatttcaattatttattttaccagtgaaaccaatataacatctcaacattcacaaatatacatttctgacattcaaaaccaaacaaaacaaatcagtgaccaatatagccacctttctttgcaaggacactcaaaagcctgccatccatggattctgtcagtgttttgatctgttcaccatcaacattgcgtgcagcagcaaccacagcctcccagacactgttcagagaggtgtactgttttcctccttgtaaatcgcacatttgatgatggaccacaggttctcaatggggttcagatcaggtgaacaaggaggccatatcattagattttcttcttttataccctttcttgccagccacgctgtggagtacttgggcgtgtgtgatggagcattgtcctgcatgaaaatcatgtttttcttgaaggatgcagacttcttcctgtaccactgcttgaagaaggtgtcttccagaaactggcagtaggactgggagttcagcttgactccatcctcaacccgaaaaggccccacaagctcatctttgatgataccagcccaaaccagtactccacctccaccttgctggcgtctgagtcggactggagctctctgccctttaccaatccagccacgggcccatccatctggcccatcaagactcactctcatttcatcagtccataaaaccttagaaaatcagtcttgagatatttcttggcccagtcttgacgtttcagcttgtgtgtcttgttcagtggtggtcgactttctgcctttcttaccttggccatgtctctgagtattgcacaccttgtgcttttgggcactcagtgatgttgcagctctgaaatatggccaaactggtggcaagtggcatcttggcagctgcacgcttgacttttctcagttcacgggcagttattttgcgccttggtttttccacacgcttcttgcgaccctgtcgactattttgaatgaaacgcttgattgttcgatgatcacgctcagaagcttggctattttaagactgctgcatcctctgcaatatatctcactatttttgacttttctgagcctgtcaagtccttcttttgacccattttgccaaaggaaaggaagttgcctaataattatgcacacctgatatagggtgttgatgtcattagaccacaccccttctcattacagagatgcacatcacctaatatgcttaattggtagtaggctttccagcctatacagcttggagtaagacaacatgcataacgaggatgatgtggtcaaaatactcatttgcctaataattctgcactccctgtatatatatatcccaaACTGGAAAGTTGGTTCTTGGAGGACAGGAGAGGAAactgatgtggtcttctgctaaTCATTTACTTGCTCACTATGGTGGTTCCTAGATCATTTCAGTTAGTTTGAATCTGGTCATGAATGTTTCTAATCACAAGGCGTTTTCATCCACACAACTGTCTCCTTTTCAGGGGGTTTGTTTTTGTACCACTCTGTGCAAACTCAAGAGatatttttgtgtgaaaatcccagcaggagatcagcagatcctaaaatactcaaaccagctgATCTGATTCTTTCAACCATGTGGCAGATAAAATCACAGAGACGAGACTTCTTCATCAGACtggtgtttgatgtgaacattcgCTGAAGCTCTTGGCCTGAAGCTGTAGGGTTTGATACACTGTGCTCCTGGTGTTCAGTAGATGGGCAGGTGTTCCCATTAAAGTGGCCGCCGAGTGTACAGATCTAGAGGAGTTTTAAAGATGAATGTGAGATTTTACACAACACTCTGCATGACCCTCACACTCCCTGCTCACTTCCCCTACACACTATCCCttgtttatttgcattattttgtaTGTGAAAAGACCCATGACCctcagagaaacagagacagaaaagagagaaaaatgtagTTCTACATCTACTTGAGATGcagaaactaaactaaactcgAACCCTAACTCATATCCATGGTTTTAGACATCAGATGAAATCAGACTGCATGAAGCTGGTAGACATTTTGTCGTTAGTTACCTGAATggatgcattgtgtgtttgactTCCTGTGTTTGACATGTTCACAAGTTTCATTTGAATGtacgcacacacaaaaactctctctcacacacacacaaacacccacccacccacccacccacacacacacacacacacacacacacacacacacacacactcacacacacacaggcactcacacaaacacacaaacacacacaaacac from Silurus meridionalis isolate SWU-2019-XX chromosome 16, ASM1480568v1, whole genome shotgun sequence encodes the following:
- the pfn1 gene encoding profilin-1 yields the protein MSWDSYIQSLTKSEWLDDAVIIGHTPGQESVWASSPGGWLSGVTAAEVKTLVANDRSSLFANGVTLAGRKCTVLRDALHADGQNTMDLKMKITEKDPNPLPFTVGKTHKALVIAKGVKDAPGGKVNPPVYDITAYLRKMNL